In one Niveibacterium umoris genomic region, the following are encoded:
- a CDS encoding ABC transporter ATP-binding protein, translating to MQPEHNNTSGDLARAAALLAQAARPESRRLLIALLGLACAAGLEVLGPMLGKAFIDGYLIPRRADIGGIALLIGGSLLAVWCANGLRYLQLLSLSGVAARSVQRLRERVYGHVLRLPVAYFDRAITGQLVSRVTNDTEAVKALYVQVLFVMLDSVIVLCGSLAAMAWLDPRLMGVVTLLIPAVIGIVWFYKRLSAPAVARARELRSEINAQIAESIAGMPVLQATGAAGRFAARFEQANRAHYEARRAELRANAWLLRPALDLLNVLLLVGVLASFAGRGSVAEVGVLYAFVGLMARVIEPLIQITLQFSQLQQSLIAASRVGTLLAEPLAAPAGESGRIGAGEVALRELAFGYDPAHPVIHDLSLTIAAGSFHGIVGHTGSGKSTLLALLLRFYAPQCGAIEIDGTPISELGDATFRSAVGLVPQEPFLLAANARENIDMGRGLSDGEIESAARAARAHDFILALPEGYATPLGEGGARLSVGQKQLIAIARALAGQPKILLLDEATSHIDSETEQVVQAALAELRGRVTIIAIAHRLSTIRDADAITVLNHGRIAERGHHDDLMAIDGGIYRRLYELQQIED from the coding sequence CAGGCTGCGCGACCCGAATCGCGGCGGCTGCTGATCGCACTGCTCGGGCTTGCCTGCGCGGCCGGGCTCGAAGTGCTGGGGCCGATGCTGGGCAAGGCCTTCATCGACGGCTACCTGATCCCGCGCCGCGCCGATATCGGCGGCATCGCGCTGCTGATCGGCGGCAGTCTGCTCGCCGTGTGGTGCGCCAACGGCCTGCGCTACCTGCAGCTATTGAGCTTGTCCGGCGTCGCCGCCCGTTCGGTGCAGCGCTTGCGCGAGCGGGTGTACGGCCATGTGCTGCGCTTGCCGGTCGCCTACTTCGACCGTGCGATCACCGGCCAGCTTGTCAGCCGGGTGACGAACGACACCGAGGCGGTGAAGGCACTGTACGTGCAGGTGCTATTCGTGATGCTCGACAGCGTGATCGTGCTGTGCGGATCGCTCGCCGCGATGGCCTGGCTGGATCCGCGCCTGATGGGCGTGGTGACGCTGCTGATCCCGGCCGTGATCGGGATCGTCTGGTTCTACAAGCGCCTCTCTGCGCCGGCCGTGGCGCGTGCGCGTGAGCTGCGCAGCGAGATCAACGCGCAGATTGCCGAATCGATCGCCGGCATGCCGGTGCTGCAGGCCACCGGCGCCGCCGGGCGCTTTGCCGCGCGCTTCGAGCAGGCCAACCGCGCGCACTACGAAGCCCGCCGCGCCGAGTTGCGCGCCAACGCCTGGCTACTGCGCCCCGCACTCGATCTGCTCAATGTGCTCTTGCTGGTCGGTGTGCTGGCGAGTTTCGCCGGGCGCGGCAGCGTGGCCGAGGTGGGCGTGCTGTACGCCTTCGTCGGCCTGATGGCACGCGTGATCGAGCCGCTGATCCAGATTACGCTGCAGTTCTCGCAACTGCAGCAATCGCTGATTGCTGCGTCGCGCGTCGGTACCTTGCTCGCCGAACCGCTGGCCGCGCCGGCGGGCGAAAGCGGCCGCATCGGCGCCGGGGAAGTCGCGCTGCGTGAGCTCGCGTTCGGCTACGACCCGGCCCATCCGGTGATCCATGATCTGTCGCTGACGATCGCCGCCGGCAGTTTCCACGGCATCGTCGGCCACACCGGCAGCGGCAAGAGCACGCTGCTCGCGCTGCTGCTGCGTTTCTACGCGCCGCAGTGCGGAGCGATCGAGATCGACGGCACGCCGATCAGCGAACTGGGTGACGCCACCTTCCGCAGCGCCGTCGGCTTGGTGCCGCAAGAGCCCTTCCTCCTCGCCGCCAATGCACGCGAGAACATCGACATGGGGCGCGGGCTTAGCGATGGCGAGATCGAATCCGCCGCCCGCGCTGCCCGTGCGCACGACTTCATCCTCGCGCTGCCCGAGGGCTACGCCACGCCGCTGGGCGAGGGGGGCGCGCGCCTGTCGGTGGGGCAGAAACAGCTGATCGCGATCGCGCGTGCGCTGGCAGGGCAACCGAAGATCCTGCTGCTCGACGAAGCCACCTCGCACATCGACAGCGAAACCGAACAGGTGGTGCAAGCCGCGCTGGCGGAACTTCGCGGCCGGGTGACGATCATTGCCATCGCACACCGGCTGTCGACGATCCGCGATGCCGACGCGATCACCGTACTCAACCATGGCCGCATCGCCGAGCGCGGCCACCATGACGATCTGATGGCGATCGACGGCGGCATCTACCGCCGCCTTTACGAACTGCAGCAGATCGAAGACTAG